One part of the Mariniflexile litorale genome encodes these proteins:
- a CDS encoding serine hydrolase, with protein MNLKKLKIPLVILLLFIIAAGIIYIPKVKNALAMREAMKMKNIEYTFIHMDKNLPTKIVKKANHPFIFPHIKNRPFPTNFVYNGTTYNTLKFIDSSNTQGFLFIKNDTIQYENYWRGQKEDIQHISWSMSKSYISALFGIAIEEGYIKSIHQTVDEYLPELKGSGYDGVKIKDVLQMASGIKFNETYSDPKSDINRYWDGFIYGKSQDKFASTLLNEKPPGTYNHYVSINTHVLGMIIVKATNTSLTNYLHEKIWKPIGAEFDAYWLTDGEGMEMALGGLNACLRDYAKLGRLYLNKGNWNGTQIVPAAWIEQSTSIKEEHLSPQSKNSAHTGMGYGYQWWIPEGEEGEVLAIGVFNQHIYINPTTNTIIVKNSANKNYYDANNPYASTKTHLELYRKLAHGKE; from the coding sequence ATGAATTTAAAAAAACTCAAAATTCCATTAGTTATTTTATTACTATTCATAATAGCAGCAGGAATAATCTACATTCCAAAAGTCAAAAATGCTTTAGCTATGAGGGAAGCCATGAAGATGAAAAATATTGAATACACATTCATCCATATGGATAAAAATCTACCGACTAAAATAGTTAAAAAAGCAAACCATCCTTTTATATTTCCTCATATAAAAAACAGGCCATTCCCTACAAATTTTGTTTATAACGGCACTACCTATAACACCTTAAAGTTTATCGATTCTTCCAATACACAAGGGTTTCTTTTTATTAAAAACGACACCATTCAGTACGAGAATTACTGGAGAGGGCAAAAAGAAGATATCCAACACATCTCATGGTCTATGTCAAAGTCCTATATATCGGCTCTTTTTGGTATTGCCATAGAAGAAGGCTATATAAAAAGCATCCATCAAACCGTAGATGAATACCTGCCTGAGTTAAAAGGTTCTGGTTATGATGGTGTAAAAATAAAGGATGTTTTACAAATGGCTTCAGGAATAAAATTTAATGAAACGTATAGCGATCCCAAATCAGATATAAACAGATATTGGGACGGTTTTATTTATGGAAAGTCACAAGATAAATTTGCCAGTACTTTATTAAATGAAAAACCACCAGGAACTTACAATCACTATGTAAGTATAAATACACATGTATTGGGTATGATTATAGTGAAAGCTACAAATACAAGTTTAACCAACTATTTGCATGAAAAAATTTGGAAACCTATTGGTGCAGAATTTGACGCTTATTGGTTAACCGATGGAGAAGGAATGGAAATGGCGCTGGGAGGCTTGAATGCGTGTTTACGGGATTATGCGAAGCTAGGCCGACTCTATCTTAACAAAGGAAATTGGAATGGTACACAAATAGTACCTGCTGCCTGGATCGAGCAGTCTACCAGTATCAAGGAAGAACATTTAAGTCCACAAAGCAAAAATTCGGCGCATACAGGAATGGGCTATGGGTATCAATGGTGGATCCCAGAAGGGGAGGAAGGAGAGGTGCTCGCCATAGGTGTGTTTAATCAACACATCTATATCAACCCAACAACAAATACCATTATTGTAAAAAATTCGGCAAATAAAAATTATTATGATGCTAATAACCCGTACGCCTCCACAAAAACGCACCTAGAACTTTATAGAAAATTAGCTCATGGAAAAGAATAA
- a CDS encoding SRPBCC family protein: MPRIELKTEIKANKNIVFDLSRSIDLHKISTEHTNEQAIAGKTNGLIGMNESVTWRAKHFGIYQNLTSKITEFNKPNYFADEMVKGAFKEFKHEHHFAELNEGTLMTDFFIYKSPFGILGKIADKLFLKKYMTQLLTERNRIVKDFAESDKWKEILA, from the coding sequence ATGCCGAGAATAGAACTTAAAACTGAAATAAAAGCTAATAAAAATATTGTGTTTGACCTTTCCAGAAGTATAGATTTACACAAAATTTCAACTGAACATACCAATGAACAAGCAATCGCTGGAAAAACTAATGGATTAATAGGAATGAATGAAAGTGTAACCTGGAGAGCAAAACACTTTGGGATTTATCAAAATTTAACCTCAAAAATAACGGAATTTAACAAGCCAAATTACTTTGCGGACGAAATGGTAAAAGGAGCGTTTAAGGAATTTAAACACGAACATCATTTTGCAGAATTGAATGAAGGAACACTTATGACAGATTTTTTTATTTACAAATCTCCTTTTGGTATTTTAGGAAAAATAGCTGATAAACTATTCCTTAAAAAGTATATGACTCAATTACTAACAGAGCGAAATAGAATTGTAAAAGACTTTGCAGAATCTGACAAATGGAAAGAAATACTAGCTTAA